Proteins found in one bacterium genomic segment:
- a CDS encoding AbrB/MazE/SpoVT family DNA-binding domain-containing protein: MKKLATSRLTTKYQATIPAAVRKKLGLGKGDVVCFEETKEGVVLRKALPADLAYTRAVMETLGEWSSREDDEAFHDL; this comes from the coding sequence ATGAAGAAACTGGCGACATCCAGGCTGACGACGAAGTACCAGGCGACCATCCCCGCAGCCGTCAGAAAGAAGCTGGGCCTTGGCAAAGGGGACGTGGTCTGCTTCGAGGAAACAAAGGAAGGTGTGGTTTTACGCAAGGCCCTCCCGGCAGACCTGGCCTATACCCGTGCTGTGATGGAAACCCTTGGCGAATGGTCGTCCCGGGAAGACGACGAGGCGTTCCATGACCTATGA
- a CDS encoding type II toxin-antitoxin system PemK/MazF family toxin has product MTYERFDVVVVPFPFAERKKQKRRPALVLSDSRGFNNSAGHLILAMITSARHSSWPLDVPILDLSDAGLSSPSVVRMKLFTLPVDLVLRRCGSLSENDRATTEQTLNRLWGKRRYSVSGAHDVPEVF; this is encoded by the coding sequence ATGACCTATGAAAGGTTCGATGTTGTCGTCGTTCCATTCCCCTTTGCGGAAAGGAAAAAACAGAAACGACGGCCCGCTCTTGTCCTTTCTGATTCCAGGGGGTTCAATAACTCTGCGGGGCATCTCATCCTGGCGATGATCACCAGCGCTCGCCACAGCAGTTGGCCGTTGGACGTCCCGATCCTGGATTTGTCCGACGCCGGGCTTTCTTCCCCGTCTGTGGTCCGGATGAAGCTGTTCACGCTGCCCGTGGACCTGGTCCTGCGCAGGTGCGGCAGTTTGTCCGAAAATGACAGGGCAACCACAGAACAGACGTTGAACAGGCTCTGGGGAAAACGGCGCTATTCCGTATCCGGAGCCCATGACGTTCCGGAAGTGTTTTAA
- a CDS encoding type II toxin-antitoxin system VapC family toxin, with amino-acid sequence MNQGPARILLDTSAYSALFRGDEQVRVILQEVEEVALNPVILGELLGGFAGGIYEKRNRGLIKEFLSTPRVRVYPIDADTSERYAAVWFHLRRQGTPIPTNDLWIAASAMQHGLAVLTADRHFLKVPQVLTWILN; translated from the coding sequence ATGAACCAGGGACCCGCAAGGATCCTGCTGGACACCTCCGCCTACTCGGCTCTCTTCCGTGGGGATGAGCAGGTCAGGGTTATCCTCCAGGAGGTCGAGGAGGTCGCCCTGAATCCGGTGATCCTGGGCGAACTGCTCGGAGGGTTTGCAGGTGGAATCTACGAAAAAAGAAACAGGGGACTGATCAAGGAGTTCCTATCCACGCCACGCGTCCGTGTTTATCCTATTGACGCCGACACCTCGGAACGTTATGCCGCCGTCTGGTTCCATCTTCGCCGCCAGGGTACTCCCATCCCCACCAACGACCTGTGGATCGCCGCTTCTGCCATGCAGCACGGCCTGGCGGTGCTGACGGCAGACAGGCATTTCCTGAAGGTCCCACAGGTTCTGACCTGGATCCTGAACTGA